A genome region from Coffea arabica cultivar ET-39 chromosome 7e, Coffea Arabica ET-39 HiFi, whole genome shotgun sequence includes the following:
- the LOC113701051 gene encoding uncharacterized protein isoform X1: MSRATEEDELHHHNLLKEKIARVFDGTRTSHATHTRKLKELFTLFLSSASPEKFFTAFSDTLAPLFDFSRRTASAERIIKFVAAFATFRSEKNINALEIDEFLELFLRFLLVASTAANKTSRHRACQIISEIIMRLPDDTEVSNELWDEVIEHMKLRVNDKVPAVRTFAVRALSRFLSDSENSDILELFVDKLPSEQNPDVRKTIVLSLPPSNATLAAIIDCALDVSESVRKAVYCVLASKFPLQSLSIKLRTTILQRGLADRSAAVVKECLNLIKDDWLPKFCNGDPVELLKYLDVETYEEVGESVICAILKEGLVNLEDVKSLHEFSTSDGETTGGPLKHDIQLMEPEVALYWRIVCKHLQMEAQVKGSDAAMTMGAESAVYAAEASDSNDLLDRVLTASVSEYVELVKAHLTAGSNYRFASRQLLLLGEMFDFSDATNRKVAGELVQELLHKPLDHEKDENDNDIVIGDGINLGGDKDWASAVSKFVRQVHAALGEFEEVVLTVVAELVQPCRERTADYKEWLHCLAVTGLLLESARSYHLLQGKAIEPAEILHSLLLPGAKHAHFDVQRAAIRCLGLFGLLERKPCEDLVKQLRFSFIKGPSSITIMSSKAMLDLGLWHGPHEVDKAMNQDVTSQFKDQKVDFSSINWCDASENLHIGMLDMLYWVMERNCISDFVESDEIEFVQAVLAEGFAKILLLSEKYPNADASSHPLLLGKLIGLFFSSDSKDHLRLKQCLSVFFDHYPSLSANHKKCLSKAFIPVTRSLWPGIMDSAKRSSAMVAMMRKRAVQAARFMVQMMQAPLYTKDNVPKDGDGSEDTKDVFLEFDSGEEGLAIRIAAEVMGFPSNKTAAEKSYVSALCRILVLLHFRSSEQGPIKLMRQLLSCIAQSVVAERELLKELKEMASRLKAADRSPDQQLSSDQANHIFGRLELEVNLDEVESVELPPTPAPRSIRTARARRRPKAEEESSSDGELSPTSVVPADSSNMRARSQRASKTAAMTRMTTNNTSSINEEEAEDDDSQEDSGSEVTSADDSDAF; the protein is encoded by the exons ATGTCGCGCGCCACCGAAGAAGACGAATTGCACCACCACAATTTACTCAAGGAGAAAATCGCCAGGGTTTTCGACGGGACCAGAACTTCTCACGCCACGCATACTCGAAAGCTCAAGGAGCTCTTCACTCTATTCCTCTCATCGGCGTCGCCGGAGAAATTCTTCACAGCATTTTCCGACACCTTAGCTCCTCTATTTGACTTCAGTCGCCGGACGGCCTCCGCGGAAAGGATTATCAAGTTTGTCGCCGCCTTCGCCACTTTTCGGTCCGAGAAAAATATTAACGCATTGGAAATTGACGAGTTTTTGGAGCTGTTTTTGAGGTTTCTGCTTGTGGCTTCTACTGCGGCTAATAAGACTTCTAGACATAGGGCTTGCCAGATCATTTCCGAG ATTATAATGCGACTGCCTGATGACACAGAAGTGAGCAATGAGCTCTGGGATGAGGTGATTGAGCATATGAAGTTGCGAGTAAATGATAAGGTCCCAGCTGTGCGTACATTCGCTGTTAGGGCTCTTTCACGCTTTTTAAGTGATTCAGAGAACAGTGATATTCTTGAGCTGTTCGTTGATAAACTGCCTTCAGAACAGAATCCG GATGTTCGAAAGACAATTGTGTTATCTTTGCCACCTTCAAATGCAACTTTAGCTGCAATCATTGATTGCGCATTGGATGTAAGTGAATCAGTACGCAAGGCAGTTTATTGTGTCCTTGCAAGTAAATTTCCTCTGCAGAGTCTCAG TATCAAGCTCAGGACCACGATCCTCCAGAGGGGACTTGCTGATCGATCAGCAGCTGTGGTGAAGGAGTGTTTGAATCTGATAAAAGATGACTGGCTTCCAAAATTTTGCAATGGAGACCCTGTAGAACTTCTTAAATATCTTGATGTTGAAACCTATGAAGAGGTTGGGGAGTCTGTTATCTGTGCTATATTAAAAGAAGGGTTGGTGAACTTGGAAGATGTTAAGAGCCTTCATGAGTTCTCGACTTCAGATGGTGAGACAACTGGAG GGCCTTTAAAGCATGACATCCAACTAATGGAACCTGAAGTTGCTCTTTACTGGAGAATTGTGTGTAAGCATTTACAGATGGAAGCACAA GTAAAGGGCTCTGATGCAGCAATGACGATGGGAGCCGAGTCTGCTGTATATGCAGCAGAAGCATCTGACAGCAATGATCTTCTTGACAGAGTTCTTACAGCTTCTGTTTCAGAATATGTGGAATTGGTCAAAGCTCATCTTACTGCCG GATCAAATTATCGATTTGCTTCTCGCCAACTGCTATTGCTTGGTGAGATGTTTGATTTCTCTGATGCCACAAACAGAAAGGTTGCCGGTGAATTGGTGCAGGAGTTGCTGCACAAACCCCTTGATCATGAAAAGGATGAAAATGATAATGACATAGTTATAGGAGATGGCATTAATCTTGGAGGAGACAAAGATTGGGCTTCTGCTGTGTCGAAATTTGTTAGACAAGTTCATGCAGCATTAggagaatttgaagaagttgttCTGACGGTTGTGGCTGAGCTTGTTCAGCCTTGCAGAGAGAGAACTGCAGACTACAAAGAGTGGCTCCACTGTCTTGCCGTGACTGGCCTCCTTTTGGAAAGTGCACGATCATATCATTTGTTGCAGGGCAAGGCCATTGAACCTGCTGAAATTCTTCACTCGTTATTGCTTCCTGGG GCAAAGCATGCTCATTTTGACGTTCAGAGGGCTGCAATCAGGTGCCTTGGTCTTTTTGGGTTGCTGGAGAGAAAACCATGTGAAGATCTAGTGAAGCAGTTAAGATTTAGTTTCATCAAAGGTCCCTCATCAATTACCATCATGTCAAGCAAAGCCATGCTTGATCTGGGACTGTGGCATGGTCCTCATGAAGTTGACAAAGCCATGAATCAAGACGTAACATCACAGTTCAAAGACCAAAAAGTGGATTTCAGTTCTATAAATTGGTGTGATGCTAGTGAAAATTTGCATATTGGAATGCTTGATATGCTATATTGGGTAATGGAGAGGAATTGCATTAGTGATTTTGTAGAAAGCGATGAGATTGAGTTTGTTCAAGCTGTTCTGGCAGAAGGTTTTGCAAAGATATTACTTCTGAGTGAGAAGTACCCAAATGCAGATGCTTCATCGCACCCTTTATTATTAGGAAAGCTGATTGGCCTCTTTTTTTCTAGTGACAGTAAAGACCATCTGAG ATTGAAACAGTGCCTATCCGTATTCTTTGATCATTATCCATCCCTGTCTGCAAACCATAAG AAATGCTTATCAAAGGCTTTCATCCCAGTTACGCGCTCCTTGTGGCCAGGCATCATGGATAGTGCTAAAAGAAGTTCAGCAATGGTGGCAATGATGCGCAAACGTGCTGTCCAAGCAGCACGCTTTATGGTGCAGATGATGCAAGCTCCATTGTACACGAAAGATAATGTACCTAAAGATGGAGATGGAAGCGAGGACACAAAAGATGTCTTTCTCGAGTTTGATAGTGGAGAGGAAGGGCTTGCAATACGCATAGCTGCAGAA GTTATGGGCTTCCCCTCAAATAAAACAGCTGCTGAGAAATCATACGTGTCAGCACTTTGCAGAATACTTGTCTTGCTTCACTTTCGATCGTCAGAACAAGGACCAATAAAGTTAATGCGGCAGCTTCTGAGTTGTATTGCCCAATCTGTAGTAGCCGAAAGGGAGCTTCTAAAAGAGTTAAAAGAGATGGCTTCACGCTTAAAGGCTGCAGATAGAAGTCCTGATCAACAATTATCTTCTGATCAGGCTAATCACATATTCG GGAGATTGGAGCTAGAAGTGAACCTCGATGAAGTTGAGTCAGTGGAACTTCCACCCACTCCAGCACCTCGATCAATTAGAACAGCCCGTGCACGGAGACGACCAAAAGCTGAAGAAGAATCTTCCTCCGATGGTGAATTGTCGCCAACTTCTGTCGTTCCTGCAGATTCGAGCAACATGAGAGCTCGCTCACAGAGGGCCAGCAAGACAGCTGCTATGACCAGGATGACAACCAACAACACTTCAAGCATTAACGAGGAGGAGGCAGAGGATGATGACAGTCAAGAGGATTCAGGTTCAGAGGTGACATCTGCAGATGACTCTGATGCTTTTTAA
- the LOC113701051 gene encoding uncharacterized protein isoform X2, with protein sequence MSRATEEDELHHHNLLKEKIARVFDGTRTSHATHTRKLKELFTLFLSSASPEKFFTAFSDTLAPLFDFSRRTASAERIIKFVAAFATFRSEKNINALEIDEFLELFLRFLLVASTAANKTSRHRACQIISEIIMRLPDDTEVSNELWDEVIEHMKLRVNDKVPAVRTFAVRALSRFLSDSENSDILELFVDKLPSEQNPDVRKTIVLSLPPSNATLAAIIDCALDVSESVRKAVYCVLASKFPLQSLSIKLRTTILQRGLADRSAAVVKECLNLIKDDWLPKFCNGDPVELLKYLDVETYEEVGESVICAILKEGLVNLEDVKSLHEFSTSDGETTGGWYKTCCTHDIQLMEPEVALYWRIVCKHLQMEAQVKGSDAAMTMGAESAVYAAEASDSNDLLDRVLTASVSEYVELVKAHLTAGSNYRFASRQLLLLGEMFDFSDATNRKVAGELVQELLHKPLDHEKDENDNDIVIGDGINLGGDKDWASAVSKFVRQVHAALGEFEEVVLTVVAELVQPCRERTADYKEWLHCLAVTGLLLESARSYHLLQGKAIEPAEILHSLLLPGAKHAHFDVQRAAIRCLGLFGLLERKPCEDLVKQLRFSFIKGPSSITIMSSKAMLDLGLWHGPHEVDKAMNQDVTSQFKDQKVDFSSINWCDASENLHIGMLDMLYWVMERNCISDFVESDEIEFVQAVLAEGFAKILLLSEKYPNADASSHPLLLGKLIGLFFSSDSKDHLRLKQCLSVFFDHYPSLSANHKKCLSKAFIPVTRSLWPGIMDSAKRSSAMVAMMRKRAVQAARFMVQMMQAPLYTKDNVPKDGDGSEDTKDVFLEFDSGEEGLAIRIAAEVMGFPSNKTAAEKSYVSALCRILVLLHFRSSEQGPIKLMRQLLSCIAQSVVAERELLKELKEMASRLKAADRSPDQQLSSDQANHIFGRLELEVNLDEVESVELPPTPAPRSIRTARARRRPKAEEESSSDGELSPTSVVPADSSNMRARSQRASKTAAMTRMTTNNTSSINEEEAEDDDSQEDSGSEVTSADDSDAF encoded by the exons ATGTCGCGCGCCACCGAAGAAGACGAATTGCACCACCACAATTTACTCAAGGAGAAAATCGCCAGGGTTTTCGACGGGACCAGAACTTCTCACGCCACGCATACTCGAAAGCTCAAGGAGCTCTTCACTCTATTCCTCTCATCGGCGTCGCCGGAGAAATTCTTCACAGCATTTTCCGACACCTTAGCTCCTCTATTTGACTTCAGTCGCCGGACGGCCTCCGCGGAAAGGATTATCAAGTTTGTCGCCGCCTTCGCCACTTTTCGGTCCGAGAAAAATATTAACGCATTGGAAATTGACGAGTTTTTGGAGCTGTTTTTGAGGTTTCTGCTTGTGGCTTCTACTGCGGCTAATAAGACTTCTAGACATAGGGCTTGCCAGATCATTTCCGAG ATTATAATGCGACTGCCTGATGACACAGAAGTGAGCAATGAGCTCTGGGATGAGGTGATTGAGCATATGAAGTTGCGAGTAAATGATAAGGTCCCAGCTGTGCGTACATTCGCTGTTAGGGCTCTTTCACGCTTTTTAAGTGATTCAGAGAACAGTGATATTCTTGAGCTGTTCGTTGATAAACTGCCTTCAGAACAGAATCCG GATGTTCGAAAGACAATTGTGTTATCTTTGCCACCTTCAAATGCAACTTTAGCTGCAATCATTGATTGCGCATTGGATGTAAGTGAATCAGTACGCAAGGCAGTTTATTGTGTCCTTGCAAGTAAATTTCCTCTGCAGAGTCTCAG TATCAAGCTCAGGACCACGATCCTCCAGAGGGGACTTGCTGATCGATCAGCAGCTGTGGTGAAGGAGTGTTTGAATCTGATAAAAGATGACTGGCTTCCAAAATTTTGCAATGGAGACCCTGTAGAACTTCTTAAATATCTTGATGTTGAAACCTATGAAGAGGTTGGGGAGTCTGTTATCTGTGCTATATTAAAAGAAGGGTTGGTGAACTTGGAAGATGTTAAGAGCCTTCATGAGTTCTCGACTTCAGATGGTGAGACAACTGGAGGTTGGTATAAAACATGTTGCACT CATGACATCCAACTAATGGAACCTGAAGTTGCTCTTTACTGGAGAATTGTGTGTAAGCATTTACAGATGGAAGCACAA GTAAAGGGCTCTGATGCAGCAATGACGATGGGAGCCGAGTCTGCTGTATATGCAGCAGAAGCATCTGACAGCAATGATCTTCTTGACAGAGTTCTTACAGCTTCTGTTTCAGAATATGTGGAATTGGTCAAAGCTCATCTTACTGCCG GATCAAATTATCGATTTGCTTCTCGCCAACTGCTATTGCTTGGTGAGATGTTTGATTTCTCTGATGCCACAAACAGAAAGGTTGCCGGTGAATTGGTGCAGGAGTTGCTGCACAAACCCCTTGATCATGAAAAGGATGAAAATGATAATGACATAGTTATAGGAGATGGCATTAATCTTGGAGGAGACAAAGATTGGGCTTCTGCTGTGTCGAAATTTGTTAGACAAGTTCATGCAGCATTAggagaatttgaagaagttgttCTGACGGTTGTGGCTGAGCTTGTTCAGCCTTGCAGAGAGAGAACTGCAGACTACAAAGAGTGGCTCCACTGTCTTGCCGTGACTGGCCTCCTTTTGGAAAGTGCACGATCATATCATTTGTTGCAGGGCAAGGCCATTGAACCTGCTGAAATTCTTCACTCGTTATTGCTTCCTGGG GCAAAGCATGCTCATTTTGACGTTCAGAGGGCTGCAATCAGGTGCCTTGGTCTTTTTGGGTTGCTGGAGAGAAAACCATGTGAAGATCTAGTGAAGCAGTTAAGATTTAGTTTCATCAAAGGTCCCTCATCAATTACCATCATGTCAAGCAAAGCCATGCTTGATCTGGGACTGTGGCATGGTCCTCATGAAGTTGACAAAGCCATGAATCAAGACGTAACATCACAGTTCAAAGACCAAAAAGTGGATTTCAGTTCTATAAATTGGTGTGATGCTAGTGAAAATTTGCATATTGGAATGCTTGATATGCTATATTGGGTAATGGAGAGGAATTGCATTAGTGATTTTGTAGAAAGCGATGAGATTGAGTTTGTTCAAGCTGTTCTGGCAGAAGGTTTTGCAAAGATATTACTTCTGAGTGAGAAGTACCCAAATGCAGATGCTTCATCGCACCCTTTATTATTAGGAAAGCTGATTGGCCTCTTTTTTTCTAGTGACAGTAAAGACCATCTGAG ATTGAAACAGTGCCTATCCGTATTCTTTGATCATTATCCATCCCTGTCTGCAAACCATAAG AAATGCTTATCAAAGGCTTTCATCCCAGTTACGCGCTCCTTGTGGCCAGGCATCATGGATAGTGCTAAAAGAAGTTCAGCAATGGTGGCAATGATGCGCAAACGTGCTGTCCAAGCAGCACGCTTTATGGTGCAGATGATGCAAGCTCCATTGTACACGAAAGATAATGTACCTAAAGATGGAGATGGAAGCGAGGACACAAAAGATGTCTTTCTCGAGTTTGATAGTGGAGAGGAAGGGCTTGCAATACGCATAGCTGCAGAA GTTATGGGCTTCCCCTCAAATAAAACAGCTGCTGAGAAATCATACGTGTCAGCACTTTGCAGAATACTTGTCTTGCTTCACTTTCGATCGTCAGAACAAGGACCAATAAAGTTAATGCGGCAGCTTCTGAGTTGTATTGCCCAATCTGTAGTAGCCGAAAGGGAGCTTCTAAAAGAGTTAAAAGAGATGGCTTCACGCTTAAAGGCTGCAGATAGAAGTCCTGATCAACAATTATCTTCTGATCAGGCTAATCACATATTCG GGAGATTGGAGCTAGAAGTGAACCTCGATGAAGTTGAGTCAGTGGAACTTCCACCCACTCCAGCACCTCGATCAATTAGAACAGCCCGTGCACGGAGACGACCAAAAGCTGAAGAAGAATCTTCCTCCGATGGTGAATTGTCGCCAACTTCTGTCGTTCCTGCAGATTCGAGCAACATGAGAGCTCGCTCACAGAGGGCCAGCAAGACAGCTGCTATGACCAGGATGACAACCAACAACACTTCAAGCATTAACGAGGAGGAGGCAGAGGATGATGACAGTCAAGAGGATTCAGGTTCAGAGGTGACATCTGCAGATGACTCTGATGCTTTTTAA